One part of the Lapillicoccus jejuensis genome encodes these proteins:
- the infC gene encoding translation initiation factor IF-3, producing MSEVRINERIRVPEVRLVGPNGEQVGIVRVEDALRLAAEADLDLVEVAPMARPPVAKLMDFGKFKYEAAMKAREARKNQVNTVIKEIKLRPKIDPHDYGTKKGHVERFLKAGDKVKVTIMFRGREQSRPELGFRLLQRLAEDVVELAFVESAPKQDGRNMIMVLGPTKKKSEARAEQRRRREDARPGDEADVDAAPSDDASTEGDQATEAQQVGADTGATGSTA from the coding sequence ATCAGCGAGGTTCGTATCAACGAGCGCATCCGGGTCCCGGAGGTGCGCCTGGTCGGCCCCAACGGCGAGCAGGTCGGCATCGTGCGGGTCGAGGACGCCCTGCGGCTGGCTGCGGAGGCGGACCTCGACCTCGTCGAGGTGGCCCCCATGGCCCGTCCCCCCGTGGCCAAGCTCATGGACTTCGGCAAGTTCAAGTACGAAGCCGCCATGAAGGCGCGCGAGGCGCGCAAGAACCAGGTCAACACGGTCATCAAGGAGATCAAGCTCCGCCCGAAGATCGACCCGCACGACTACGGCACCAAGAAGGGCCACGTCGAGCGGTTCCTCAAGGCGGGCGACAAGGTCAAGGTGACCATCATGTTCCGCGGTCGCGAGCAGTCGCGGCCGGAGCTGGGCTTCCGGCTCCTGCAGCGCCTGGCGGAGGACGTCGTCGAGCTCGCGTTCGTCGAGTCCGCCCCGAAGCAGGACGGCCGCAACATGATCATGGTCCTCGGTCCGACGAAGAAGAAGTCCGAGGCCCGCGCCGAGCAGCGCCGCCGCCGCGAGGACGCCCGCCCCGGTGACGAGGCCGACGTCGACGCGGCGCCGTCCGACGACGCGAGCACCGAGGGCGACCAGGCCACCGAGGCCCAGCAGGTCGGCGCCGACACCGGCGCCACCGGGTCCACCGCCT
- a CDS encoding DUF445 domain-containing protein, whose amino-acid sequence MSGRAPAPAVLGLAIASDPEADAARLRGLRQMRLVALGLLVLAAVVFVLTLHAPEASFWGFVHTGAEASMVGAMADWFAVTALFRHPLGLPIPHTALIPRRKDMLARSLQDFLGENFLREEIIRERVLTAQVSARVSRWLLEPGNTRRAVDEAAGVLSAGLQRLRDESVGELVQEAVLPRLREEAVSPIAGSLLGEVVRDKAHYGLVDLALDEAHRWLRENKATFATVLQDRAPTWVPQLVNDLVIGRAHTEALRWVSDIRTDPEHDVRRALDDLLAQLSHDLLHDEATMERAERLKQRVLDHPQVLETALSLWRAFRRTLLAALADADGPLRTRAREEVARLARQVQDDAALRDRLDGHLADLAVFAVDRYGQELTDVVSSTIDRWDGDETARRVELFVGRDLQFIRINGTVVGGVVGLIIHAVAVLAA is encoded by the coding sequence ATGAGCGGACGGGCACCCGCGCCCGCGGTCCTCGGCCTGGCCATCGCCTCGGACCCCGAGGCCGACGCCGCGCGGCTGCGCGGCCTGCGGCAGATGCGGCTGGTGGCGCTGGGGCTGCTCGTCCTCGCCGCCGTCGTCTTCGTCCTCACCCTGCACGCGCCGGAGGCCTCGTTCTGGGGGTTCGTGCACACCGGCGCCGAGGCCTCGATGGTCGGGGCGATGGCCGACTGGTTCGCCGTCACCGCGCTGTTCCGTCACCCGCTCGGGCTGCCGATCCCGCACACCGCGCTCATCCCGCGCCGCAAGGACATGCTGGCCCGCAGCCTGCAGGACTTCCTCGGTGAGAACTTCCTGCGCGAGGAGATCATCCGCGAGCGCGTCCTCACGGCCCAGGTCAGCGCCCGCGTCTCGCGCTGGCTGCTCGAGCCGGGCAACACCCGCCGGGCCGTCGACGAGGCGGCCGGGGTGCTCTCCGCCGGCCTGCAGCGGCTGCGCGACGAGTCGGTCGGCGAGCTGGTGCAGGAGGCGGTGCTGCCCCGGCTGCGCGAGGAGGCGGTCAGCCCGATCGCCGGGAGCCTCCTGGGCGAGGTCGTGCGCGACAAGGCGCACTACGGCCTGGTCGACCTGGCCCTCGACGAGGCGCACCGGTGGCTGCGCGAGAACAAGGCGACCTTCGCCACGGTCCTGCAGGACCGGGCCCCGACGTGGGTGCCGCAGCTGGTCAACGACCTCGTCATCGGCCGGGCCCACACCGAGGCGCTGCGCTGGGTCTCGGACATCCGCACCGACCCCGAGCACGACGTGCGCCGCGCGCTGGACGACCTGCTCGCGCAGCTGTCGCACGACCTGCTGCACGACGAGGCGACGATGGAGCGGGCCGAGCGGCTCAAGCAGCGCGTCCTCGACCACCCCCAGGTGCTGGAGACGGCGCTCTCGCTGTGGCGCGCCTTCCGGCGCACCCTGCTGGCCGCGCTCGCCGACGCGGACGGGCCGCTGCGCACGCGGGCGCGCGAGGAGGTCGCGCGGCTGGCCCGGCAGGTGCAGGACGACGCCGCCCTGCGCGACCGGCTCGACGGGCACCTCGCCGACCTGGCCGTCTTCGCCGTCGACCGCTACGGCCAGGAGCTGACCGACGTGGTCTCCTCGACCATCGACCGGTGGGACGGCGACGAGACCGCCCGGCGCGTCGAGCTGTTCGTCGGGCGCGACCTGCAGTTCATCCGGATCAACGGGACCGTCGTCGGGGGCGTCGTGGGCCTTATCATCCACGCAGTCGCCGTGCTCGCCGCCTGA
- a CDS encoding DUF952 domain-containing protein produces MTIYHLADPTEWADAQRAGRYERSTRGRSLEQEGFVHCSEADQWPGVRRRFYDDVAGDLLLLELDESALRSPVVREPAPGTDELFPHVYGPLDLDAVVATTVLHPPHG; encoded by the coding sequence GTGACGATCTACCACCTCGCCGACCCGACCGAGTGGGCGGACGCGCAGCGCGCGGGCCGTTACGAGCGCTCGACGCGCGGCCGCTCGCTCGAGCAGGAGGGGTTCGTGCACTGCAGCGAGGCGGACCAGTGGCCGGGGGTGCGCCGCCGGTTCTACGACGACGTCGCCGGCGACCTGCTGCTGCTCGAGCTCGACGAGTCCGCGCTGCGCTCGCCCGTCGTGCGCGAGCCGGCGCCGGGGACCGACGAGCTCTTCCCGCACGTCTACGGACCGCTCGACCTCGACGCGGTCGTCGCGACGACCGTGCTGCACCCCCCGCACGGCTGA
- a CDS encoding response regulator transcription factor, whose protein sequence is MTTAPSAPPDGSLVLVVEDDPAIATMLRLQLEVAGHRVATARDGRAALDTVQRDHPDVVLLDIGLPGLDGIEVCRTLRAGGDWTPVIFLTARDDEVDRVVGLELGADDYVTKPFSPREVVARIASVLRRSSRPELPGDDEVLALGEVRLRPRERQVFVAGDEVVLTATEFDLLQHLMASPGRVWTREQLLEHVWGFDTPSGRRTVDVHVAQVRAKLGAHDVIRTVRGVGYAARAPRDQPAP, encoded by the coding sequence GTGACGACCGCGCCCTCGGCCCCGCCGGACGGGAGCCTCGTCCTCGTCGTCGAGGACGACCCGGCGATCGCGACGATGCTCCGGCTCCAGCTCGAGGTGGCGGGGCACCGCGTCGCCACCGCCCGTGACGGGCGGGCGGCCCTGGACACCGTGCAGCGCGACCACCCGGACGTCGTCCTGCTCGACATCGGCCTGCCCGGGCTCGACGGGATCGAGGTCTGCCGCACCCTGCGCGCGGGCGGCGACTGGACCCCCGTCATCTTCCTCACCGCCCGCGACGACGAGGTGGACCGCGTGGTCGGGCTCGAGCTCGGGGCGGACGACTACGTGACGAAGCCGTTCAGCCCGCGGGAGGTCGTGGCCCGGATCGCCAGCGTCCTGCGGCGCAGCAGCCGGCCCGAGCTGCCCGGCGACGACGAGGTGCTCGCCCTCGGCGAGGTGCGGCTGCGCCCGCGCGAGCGGCAGGTCTTCGTCGCCGGCGACGAGGTCGTCCTCACCGCCACCGAGTTCGACCTGCTGCAGCACCTCATGGCCTCGCCCGGCCGGGTGTGGACCCGCGAGCAGCTGCTCGAGCACGTGTGGGGCTTCGACACCCCCTCGGGGCGGCGCACCGTCGACGTCCACGTGGCGCAGGTGCGGGCCAAGCTCGGGGCGCACGACGTCATCCGCACGGTCCGCGGCGTCGGGTACGCGGCCCGCGCGCCGCGCGACCAGCCCGCACCGTGA
- a CDS encoding HAMP domain-containing sensor histidine kinase: MSRRRGSRTSLATRIAALAVAVALLTSLVVGVISIRLLRVASEQTAQRSLAAIADEAQATATTGPSPSVGQNRARKALQSINVQIGVIRSSPDGTVSVGGDALARRALTTAQVRQVLDGRSFSLRLDRGEVGGVVYVEARPTDAGGLVLAQRRGDATALSEQALRQLTWSLLATALVAVVLALLVAWRLALPLRRTASAASALAEGHRDVAVPETGPREVAEVAGSVNRLAGALRHSEARQREFLLSVSHDLRTPLTAITGYAESLADGVVPPQRVPEVGAVLGTEAARLQRMVSDLLDLARLDAQEVSLHPVPLDLAAFAQEAAAVWAQRCEAQTVPFHLERTPGPLPVLADPQRLRQAVDGLLENALRVTPAGRPIVLAARPAAGAGGRAEAVVEVRDGGPGLTDEDLPVAFDRSVLFERYRGVRQVGTGLGLAIVDRIVTRLGGRVEAGHAAEGGARFTVTLPLADASPGSGVVRSDGVQPPTVTIG, translated from the coding sequence GTGAGCCGTCGGCGCGGGTCCCGCACCAGCCTGGCGACGCGGATCGCCGCGCTCGCGGTCGCCGTCGCGCTGCTCACCTCGCTCGTCGTCGGCGTCATCAGCATCCGGCTGCTGCGGGTCGCGAGCGAGCAGACGGCGCAGCGGTCGCTGGCCGCGATCGCGGACGAGGCTCAGGCCACGGCGACCACCGGACCCTCGCCCTCGGTGGGGCAGAACCGCGCCCGCAAGGCGCTGCAGTCGATCAACGTCCAGATCGGGGTCATCCGCTCCTCCCCCGACGGCACGGTCTCGGTCGGCGGCGACGCCCTCGCGCGCCGCGCCCTCACGACCGCGCAGGTGCGCCAGGTCCTCGACGGGCGCTCGTTCTCGCTCCGGCTGGACCGCGGGGAGGTCGGTGGCGTCGTCTACGTCGAGGCCCGCCCCACCGACGCCGGCGGGCTCGTGCTCGCGCAGCGCCGCGGCGACGCGACCGCGCTGAGCGAGCAGGCGCTGCGCCAGCTGACCTGGTCGCTGCTCGCGACGGCGCTCGTGGCGGTCGTGCTCGCCCTGCTCGTCGCCTGGCGGCTCGCGCTGCCGCTGCGGCGGACGGCGAGCGCGGCCAGCGCGCTGGCCGAGGGGCACCGCGACGTCGCCGTGCCCGAGACCGGTCCGCGGGAGGTGGCTGAGGTCGCCGGCTCCGTCAACCGGCTCGCCGGGGCGCTGCGCCACTCGGAGGCGCGCCAGCGCGAGTTCCTCCTCTCGGTGTCGCACGACCTGCGCACCCCCCTCACCGCGATCACCGGGTACGCCGAGTCGCTGGCCGACGGGGTCGTCCCCCCGCAGCGGGTGCCCGAGGTCGGCGCCGTGCTCGGCACCGAGGCGGCCCGCCTGCAGCGGATGGTGAGCGACCTGCTCGACCTGGCCCGGCTCGACGCCCAGGAGGTCAGCCTGCACCCGGTGCCGCTGGACCTCGCGGCGTTCGCGCAGGAGGCCGCGGCCGTGTGGGCGCAGCGGTGCGAGGCGCAGACGGTGCCCTTCCACCTCGAGCGGACGCCCGGGCCGCTGCCGGTGCTGGCCGACCCGCAGCGGCTGCGGCAGGCGGTCGACGGGCTGCTGGAGAACGCGTTGCGGGTCACCCCCGCGGGGCGTCCCATCGTCCTCGCGGCGCGACCGGCGGCCGGTGCCGGCGGCCGGGCCGAGGCGGTCGTCGAGGTCCGCGACGGCGGCCCGGGGCTCACCGACGAGGACCTGCCGGTGGCCTTCGACCGCTCGGTCCTCTTCGAGCGCTACCGCGGGGTGCGGCAGGTCGGCACCGGGCTGGGCCTGGCCATCGTTGACCGGATCGTCACCCGTCTCGGCGGGCGCGTCGAGGCCGGTCACGCGGCGGAGGGCGGGGCCCGGTTCACCGTCACGCTGCCGCTGGCCGACGCCTCCCCCGGATCGGGGGTCGTCCGTTCGGACGGTGTCCAGCCGCCGACGGTCACGATCGGGTAA
- a CDS encoding DUF1800 family protein — protein sequence MGGDDDRRAATRLVRRVAFGASGDVVDAVARRGPARWLTDALGADPATDPGSLATPPPSLPPVPLPSAHPSQDERRARNAAVRDQREALGRWWVRRMVTTGIPLAERVTFAWHHLFATDLRVVRDAGAVLRQNETQRRLGRGTVTAMTGAMLRDTALLSYLDGTARTAGTRNENLARELFEIFTLGRGTAYGEPDVHDASLALTGWRIGDGGVATYDPAWHEGGRLTVLGRTGRLGLDDVVDAALAHPTSAPHVVSRWWDLVGASTPVPAGVLRRAVAAYAPRREVGALLTALVLDPETVALPPSLVRGPVDWLVGSARSLGVRFDDEAAGTALGALRALGQEPFAPPNVAGWPGGAAWLSTAAAHTRLGAATWLAGLADLDDVAALDAASPTSRVEAVAHRLALPTLSDRTVVGLRSVRRDPVALVAAALVCPENLVV from the coding sequence GTGGGGGGTGACGACGACCGGCGCGCCGCGACCCGGCTCGTGCGCCGGGTCGCCTTCGGCGCGTCCGGTGACGTCGTCGACGCCGTCGCCCGGCGCGGACCCGCCCGCTGGCTGACCGACGCGCTGGGCGCCGACCCGGCCACCGACCCCGGCAGCCTCGCGACCCCGCCCCCGTCCCTGCCCCCGGTCCCGCTGCCGTCGGCCCACCCGAGCCAGGACGAGCGTCGCGCCCGCAACGCCGCCGTCCGCGACCAGCGCGAGGCGCTCGGCCGCTGGTGGGTGCGCAGGATGGTCACCACCGGCATCCCGCTCGCCGAGCGCGTGACGTTCGCCTGGCACCACCTCTTCGCCACCGACCTGCGGGTCGTGCGCGACGCGGGAGCGGTGCTGCGCCAGAACGAGACCCAGCGCCGGCTCGGGCGCGGCACGGTCACGGCGATGACCGGGGCGATGCTGCGCGACACCGCGCTGCTGTCCTACCTCGACGGCACCGCGCGCACGGCCGGCACGCGCAACGAGAACCTGGCCCGCGAGCTCTTCGAGATCTTCACCCTCGGCCGCGGGACGGCGTACGGCGAGCCGGACGTGCACGACGCGTCGCTGGCCCTCACCGGCTGGCGCATCGGCGACGGCGGCGTGGCGACGTACGACCCGGCCTGGCACGAGGGGGGCCGGCTGACGGTCCTCGGGCGGACCGGGCGGCTCGGGCTGGACGACGTCGTCGACGCCGCGCTGGCCCACCCGACCTCGGCCCCGCACGTCGTCTCCCGGTGGTGGGACCTCGTCGGGGCCTCGACGCCCGTGCCGGCGGGGGTGCTGCGCCGCGCCGTGGCGGCGTACGCCCCGCGGCGCGAGGTCGGCGCCCTGCTCACCGCGCTCGTCCTCGACCCCGAGACGGTGGCGCTGCCGCCGTCGCTCGTGCGCGGGCCCGTGGACTGGCTGGTCGGCTCGGCCCGCAGCCTCGGCGTCCGGTTCGACGACGAGGCGGCCGGCACCGCGCTCGGCGCCCTGCGCGCGCTCGGGCAGGAGCCGTTCGCGCCGCCGAACGTCGCCGGCTGGCCCGGCGGCGCGGCCTGGCTCTCGACCGCCGCCGCGCACACCCGGCTCGGCGCGGCGACCTGGCTGGCCGGGCTCGCCGACCTCGACGACGTCGCCGCCCTCGACGCCGCCTCCCCCACCTCCCGCGTCGAGGCGGTCGCCCACCGCCTCGCCCTGCCCACCCTGTCCGACCGGACCGTCGTCGGTCTGCGCAGCGTCCGTCGCGACCCCGTCGCGCTCGTCGCCGCCGCCCTCGTCTGCCCCGAGAACCTCGTCGTCTGA
- a CDS encoding DUF1501 domain-containing protein, producing MPLLPPLDPRRPLDGLTRRTLLRASCGVAAVGALAGAASVGWEQVAGRARRDPLPAGTPILVLVTMYGGNDGLGTVVPVGDPAYRDARPGLAWGADEVLPLDGPLAGPATGRDAVGLNPSLTGLADQWRAGRLAVVRGVGHPTLDRSHFRSIDVWQTASPDEPVGTGWVGRWLDTTGDDPLRALHLGSVLPPLAVGRRVLAAALPLGTAPSGGDRTVLDHFAAPDPGDSPVLAQVAASYGDAVRVGAALEPVGDRATGLLDADQSAATSFAAQVALTARCIRMGVPSRVYSLSLSGFDTHADERDGHAAQLARLDRGLTALRDALDGDPRAGDVVVMAYSEFGRRVRANASQGTDHGTSGPVLLLGDRVRGGLHGEQPSLTDLVDGDLRTTTDFRRVYGDVLRSVLHADPAQVLGQDPEPLGLLRPV from the coding sequence ATGCCCCTGCTCCCCCCGCTCGACCCGCGTCGGCCGCTCGACGGCCTCACGCGGCGCACGCTGCTGCGCGCCTCGTGCGGGGTGGCCGCGGTCGGCGCGCTCGCGGGGGCGGCGTCCGTCGGGTGGGAGCAGGTGGCGGGCCGCGCTCGGCGCGACCCGCTGCCGGCCGGGACGCCGATCCTCGTCCTCGTGACGATGTACGGCGGCAACGACGGGCTCGGCACGGTCGTCCCGGTCGGGGACCCGGCCTACCGCGACGCCCGGCCGGGCCTGGCCTGGGGCGCGGACGAGGTGCTGCCGCTCGACGGCCCGCTCGCCGGCCCGGCCACCGGCCGCGACGCCGTCGGCCTCAACCCCTCGCTGACCGGGCTGGCCGACCAGTGGCGCGCGGGGCGCCTGGCCGTCGTCCGCGGGGTCGGGCACCCCACCCTGGACCGGAGCCACTTCCGCAGCATCGACGTCTGGCAGACCGCCTCCCCCGACGAGCCGGTCGGCACCGGCTGGGTGGGGCGGTGGCTCGACACCACCGGCGACGACCCCCTGCGCGCGCTGCACCTCGGGTCCGTGCTGCCGCCGCTCGCGGTCGGACGACGGGTGCTCGCGGCCGCGCTGCCGCTCGGGACCGCGCCGTCGGGCGGCGACCGCACGGTGCTCGACCACTTCGCCGCCCCGGACCCGGGGGACTCGCCCGTGCTGGCGCAGGTCGCGGCGTCGTACGGCGACGCGGTGCGGGTCGGCGCGGCGCTCGAGCCGGTGGGCGACCGCGCCACCGGGCTGCTCGACGCGGACCAGTCGGCGGCGACGAGCTTCGCCGCGCAGGTGGCGCTCACCGCGCGGTGCATCCGGATGGGCGTGCCCTCGCGGGTCTACTCGCTGTCGCTCTCCGGCTTCGACACGCACGCCGACGAGCGCGACGGGCACGCCGCGCAGCTGGCCCGGCTCGACCGCGGGCTCACGGCGCTGCGCGACGCCCTCGACGGCGACCCGCGCGCCGGCGACGTCGTCGTCATGGCGTACTCGGAGTTCGGTCGGCGGGTGCGGGCCAACGCCTCGCAGGGCACGGACCACGGCACGAGCGGGCCGGTGCTGCTGCTCGGCGACCGGGTCCGCGGCGGGCTGCACGGCGAGCAGCCGTCGCTCACCGACCTCGTCGACGGCGACCTGCGCACGACGACGGACTTCCGGCGGGTGTACGGCGACGTGCTGCGCTCGGTCCTGCACGCCGACCCCGCTCAGGTGCTCGGGCAGGACCCCGAACCGCTGGGGCTGCTGCGCCCGGTCTGA
- a CDS encoding DUF1800 domain-containing protein codes for MPTTSAASGTWATTARLLRRAGFGATGAEVDAADRLGAGAWLEQALRADPAADPAARSTPPPSIAPLQRAGKGATREQRQAVNRTVAASRKQLLGWWLQRMATTGQPLTEKLTFGWHDHFATDVHKVRDARLMLAQNATLRRLGRGSFTDLARALAVDPAMLVWLDGRLSTAKAPNENLAREFMELFALGHGNGYTEQDVREGARALTGWTVDGTSARFVARRHDDGSKTVLGRTGDLDTDGYVDAVLAAPASAGFVATRWWQRLVSPTPPGADRLAALTAAYGPRRDLTALFRGLLTTVLDDPSVAGTLVVTPVEWTVGAVRALRVPLGGEEGAKHLALVTSTLNQLGQVPFSPPNVSGWPSGQAWLSTAAAQNRLEAATRLAAAGDLDAVASAPQASRVDAVAHLLAIPTLTDRTVVGLRAVASDPRRLVAAALVSPEYLTA; via the coding sequence ATGCCGACGACGAGCGCCGCCTCCGGGACCTGGGCCACCACCGCCCGACTGCTGCGCCGCGCCGGGTTCGGGGCGACCGGCGCCGAGGTCGACGCCGCCGACCGGCTCGGGGCGGGGGCGTGGCTCGAGCAGGCCCTGCGCGCCGATCCCGCCGCCGATCCGGCCGCCCGCAGCACCCCGCCCCCGAGCATCGCGCCGCTCCAGCGGGCCGGCAAGGGCGCGACCCGTGAGCAGCGGCAGGCCGTCAACAGGACCGTCGCCGCCTCGCGCAAGCAGCTGCTCGGCTGGTGGCTGCAGCGGATGGCCACGACCGGGCAGCCGCTCACCGAGAAGCTGACCTTCGGCTGGCACGACCACTTCGCGACCGACGTGCACAAGGTGCGTGACGCCCGGCTCATGCTCGCCCAGAACGCGACGCTGCGCCGGCTGGGTCGCGGCTCGTTCACCGACCTGGCCAGGGCGCTCGCCGTCGACCCGGCCATGCTCGTCTGGCTCGACGGGCGGCTGAGCACCGCGAAGGCCCCCAACGAGAACCTCGCTCGCGAGTTCATGGAGCTGTTCGCCCTCGGGCACGGCAACGGCTACACCGAGCAGGACGTGCGCGAGGGCGCGCGGGCGCTGACCGGGTGGACCGTCGACGGGACGAGCGCGCGCTTCGTCGCCCGCCGCCACGACGACGGGAGCAAGACCGTCCTCGGGAGGACCGGCGACCTCGACACCGACGGGTACGTCGACGCGGTCCTCGCCGCCCCGGCGTCGGCCGGGTTCGTCGCGACGCGGTGGTGGCAGCGGCTGGTCTCCCCCACCCCGCCGGGCGCGGACCGCCTGGCCGCGCTGACGGCGGCGTACGGGCCGCGGCGGGACCTCACCGCGCTCTTCCGCGGGCTGCTGACCACCGTGCTCGACGACCCGTCGGTCGCCGGGACGCTCGTCGTCACGCCGGTCGAGTGGACGGTCGGGGCCGTGCGCGCGCTCCGCGTGCCGCTCGGCGGCGAGGAGGGCGCGAAGCACCTCGCGCTGGTGACGTCGACGCTGAACCAGCTGGGGCAGGTGCCGTTCTCGCCGCCCAACGTCAGCGGGTGGCCGAGCGGGCAGGCGTGGCTGTCGACGGCGGCCGCGCAGAACCGCCTCGAGGCCGCCACCCGGCTCGCCGCGGCCGGCGACCTCGACGCCGTCGCCTCCGCGCCGCAGGCGTCCCGGGTCGACGCCGTCGCCCACCTGCTCGCGATCCCGACCCTCACCGACCGCACCGTCGTCGGGCTGCGCGCGGTCGCGAGCGACCCGCGCCGGCTCGTCGCCGCCGCGCTCGTCAGCCCCGAGTACCTCACCGCCTGA